Proteins encoded within one genomic window of Lysinibacillus sphaericus:
- a CDS encoding SprT family protein, protein MNNEELQQLVSRISLESFHKPFMHRAYFNPRLRTTGGRYLLQSHHIEINPKAFEIYGVREVEGIILHELCHYHLHLEGKGYQHRDKDFRALLKKVNAPRFCSTLQIPKSRSKKQRPHYTYECIQCHQRYVRKIRFNVNRYCCGKCSGQLKIVE, encoded by the coding sequence TTGAACAATGAGGAACTGCAACAGCTTGTAAGTCGAATTTCATTAGAAAGTTTTCATAAACCCTTTATGCATCGTGCATACTTTAATCCAAGGCTGCGTACAACAGGTGGGCGTTATCTTTTGCAATCCCACCATATTGAAATCAATCCAAAGGCGTTTGAAATATATGGTGTTAGAGAGGTAGAGGGGATCATTCTTCATGAATTATGTCATTACCACTTGCACCTTGAAGGAAAGGGCTATCAACATCGAGATAAAGATTTTCGAGCGTTGTTAAAAAAAGTGAATGCCCCTCGATTTTGTTCAACGTTGCAAATACCTAAATCTCGTAGCAAAAAACAGCGCCCTCACTATACATATGAATGTATACAATGTCACCAAAGGTATGTTAGAAAAATTAGATTCAATGTGAACAGATACTGTTGTGGCAAGTGTTCAGGGCAATTAAAGATAGTTGAGTAA